The Verrucomicrobium spinosum DSM 4136 = JCM 18804 DNA segment AATCCCACATCGTCATCAATGTCTGCACGGCCTTCGTCAACATGTCGGTCATGGATGCCTGCCTGGAGACCGGCGCGGCTTACATCGACACTGCCGTCCACGAGGACTCTGCGGTGATGAATGCGCCCTATCCCTGGTATGCGAACTTCGAGTGGAAGAAACGGGAGCAATTCGCCCAAAAAGGCGTCACAGCCATTCTCGGGGTCGGTTTTGACCCCGGCGTCGTCAACGCCTACTGCGCCTATGCCGCACGCTACGAATTCGACTCGATCACTTCCATCGACATCATGGATGTGAACGACGGCAGTCACGGTCGCTTTTTTTCCACGAACTTCGACCCCGAAATCAACCTGCGTGAGATCATCGAGGACGCCGGTTGCCTGGAGGACGGCGAATGGCGCACGTTTCCCCACCACTCCCGCACCACTGATTACGACTTCCCTGAGGTGGGCGAGAAGAAGCTGTATCTGATGGGGCACGATGAGGTTCACTCCCTCTCGAAGCACATCCAGGGTGTCGAGACTGTGCGCTTCTGGATGGGATTCGACGACCACTACCTGCGCTGCCTGGAGGTCTTCGAAAAGACCGGCCTGCTCAACCACGAGAAAGTCACCACCTCCTGCGGCCAGAGTGTTGTCCCGCTCCGTGTGCTCAAGGCCTGCCTGCCCAACCCCGCCAGCCTCGCGCCAGACTACACGGGCAAGACCTGCATCGGCACCCTCATCAAGGGCCACAGCAAGGGCGAGCACAAGGAAATCTTCATCTACAACATCTGCAGCCACGAGGAGACTTTTGCCGATGTGGGCTCCCAGGCCATCGCCTTCACTGCCGGCGTCCCGCCCGTTGCCGCCGCCATGCTCCTGGCCCAGGGCGACTGGGACGTGAAGGGCATGGCCAACGTCGAGGAACTGCCCCCGCTCCCATTCCTGAAACTGCTTTCGCACCTCGGACTTTCGATGGCGATCCGCAAGGGCACGGAGGCGGATGCGCCTGAGCCCGGCGAACTGATCTGCGCCTGACCTTTTCCTCGAACCGATGACTCCCGAGAAAAATCCCGCGCTGAACGGCGCGGTGCTGCCCACCTTCTTTTACTACGCGGTCCCGTCCATGGTGGGGTTGATCGCGCTCACCACGACGAGCCTCGTTGATGGCATCTTCGTGGGAAACTATGTCGGTGCAGACGCTCTCGCCGCGGTCACCCTCCTCGTCCCGCTCCTCACTGTGCTCTACGCCCTCGCGCTGATGTTTGCTATCGGTGGATCGGTGGGCGCGGGCACGCACATGGGTGCGAAGGATCCAGGCACGGCATCCTCGGTCTTTAGCCAGACCCTCATCGCCACGGTCGCTACCACGACTCTCTTCACCCTCGCGAGCATTGTCTTCGAGCCCTGGCTGTTCCGGCTGCTCAATATCCCGACCGAGTTGGTGCCCATGGTCGGCGAATATTTCGGCATCCTGCGCTGGACCCTCATCATCCAGCTCACGACGATGGTTCTCTACTACTTCGTGCGGGCCGACGGCCATCCGATTCTTGCCACGATCTCGCTTCTCGTCGGCTCGCTGGGGAACATTGGTCTCGACGTGTTCTTCGTCTGCCAATGGGGGTGGGGCCTCGCCGGTGCCGCGTGGTCCACCGCCATCGCCCAGGTGGCGCAGGCCGCGGTGCTCTGCATCTACTTCTTCAGCCGGAGGCGGACGCTGCATTTCATCTGGCGGCAGACCCGTTGGTCCCATCTTTTCAAGGCCTGCTACAACGGGGTGTCAGAATTCATCAACGAGATCTCCGCTGGCATCATCATCTGGCTGCTGAACTTCCTCCTCATCGGCCGCCTGGGCGTGGACGGCGTCGCCGCTTTCAGCGTCGTGAGTTATTACATCTACCTCAGCTTGATGCTGACCTACGGGGTAGCTGACGCCCTCCATCTCCTTGTCAGTCAGAACTTCGGCGCGGGGAACCACCAGCGCATCCGGCAGTTCCTCTCCACTGCGCTCATTGGATCGAGTGGCATCGGCCTCAGTCTCGCCGTCTCTCTGCTGCTTTTCGGCGACCAGCTCACCGGTTGGTTCCTGAGCGGTGAGGATGCCGCCATCGTCGAAGAGGCAAGCCGCCTTGCCTTTGCCATCTGGCCGCTCTTCCTCGTCAACGGCGTCAACGTCATTCTGAGTTGCTACCTCACCGCCATCCACAGGCCAACCCCATCGGCCATCGTGGCGATTCTGCGCGGTCTCATCCTGCCTGCCTGCTTCCTCCTTGGCCTCGCCCACCTTTTCGACCAGGCAGCCCTCCGGGACAGCTCTTCACAATGGTCCTTCCTCTGGGCTTTACCGCTCGCCGAATGGATCACCTTCGCCGTCGCCATCGCCTTTTGCTACCGCCATCGCCCCGACCGATTCGAACCTGCATTCCCGATTCAACCCGTCGAGGACTGATTTTCCCCCCCATGCAACTCACCGCTGCCGACGCCTCGCTCCAGGCTTTTTGCAACTGTTACCTCCGCGAAGTCAACGAAGGGTTCTGGCACGAGCCCGGACATTTCTTCGCCCACTTCGGCCTCGCCGCCGGGACCGGGGTCCGCGATGTCGTGGAGCTTTCACTTCCGCAGGTCCGCACGACCCTCGCCCTCTTCATTCGCTACCGATCCCTGGTGGGACGTCATACAATCGCCGAAGTCCACGAACGCTCCGCCGGTGCATCAGCCTGGCAGAAGCTCGATGCACTGACGGCTCAGCTCCGGCTCATCGACGAAATCTACGCGAAACATCCCGGCAGCCCACAACGCCTCGAACTGCTGTCGCGGGTTGTCGAGAGCCATCAGGTGATGGAGCGCTATCTCGCCCACCGCCGCGCGAGGAGGGATCTAGGAAATCCAGAACGCGAGACCTCGTTCATCGAATCCGAACAGGCCGTCGTCACGGGCCACTGGCTCCATCCCACGCCCAAGTCGCGCCAGGGCATGCACGCCTGGCAGCACCCCGTTTACACTCCCGAGCTCCACGGGCGGTTCCGGCTGCAATTCTTCGCTGCCCGCCACGAGCTTGTCATCCAGGATTCCCTCCTGGACATGTCTGCTGAGACCCTAAGCTTTGAGATCGCGTGCCACGGACTCGACGAAACCGCTCGCCAACGTCTCGCCGATCTCGCTGCCTCTGGCTACGCTCTGCTGCCCGTCCATCCGCTGCAGGCCCACTGGCTTCATCACCAGCCTCACGTGCGGGAACTCCTGGCCGCAAAGTCGCTGATCGCCCTCGGCGAGCTGGGGCCCTGTTTCACCCCCACATCCTCGGTGCGCACTGTTTATTCGGAAGATCTCGACTGGATGCTCAAACTCTCCATTCCGGTGAAACTCACGAACTCCCTCCGGCTCAATCTCAAGAGCGAGCTCGGCGACAGTGTCTGGATCACCCAACTCCTGCGAGAATGTCGCGTGGAGGACGAGTTTCCCGGCTTCTTCGTCCTTGAAGACCCCGCCTATCTGGGCCTCGACCTGCCTGGGATCGAGGAAACAGGATTTGAGGCCATTTTTCGCGCCAATCCCTTTCGCGACTCAACTCGTCACCCAGCCGTCCACTCCATTGCCGCCCTCACCGAGGATCCTCTTACTGACGCGGACCACTCACGTCTCTTCGACCTTGTGTGGCGTCTGGCTGAGCGGCGCAGCATCTCCCTGTCCGAAGCCGCGCAACGCTGGTTCGATGCCTACTGGATCGTGGCCATCGCCCCCGTCCTCGGTGTGTATGACCAGCACGGCATCGCCCTTGAGGCGCACCAGCAGAATGTCGTCATCGGCTTTGCTGGCGACGGAATACCCGAGGCCTCCTACTACCGCGACATTCAGGGCATCGCCCTGGCCGAAAGTCATCGCGGGACCCTCGTCGCACTTGTGCCTGAGCTTGCCGACCTTCCAAAAGTATTCGAGCCCGATGACATCGTTCGCAACGGTCTCGGCTATTATCTTGTCTTCAACCACCTCTTCGCCATCGTCCATCGCTTCGGCGCTGATGGATTGATTGACGAGCAGGTCCTCCTTAGCCACATCGAAGCCAAACTCGACGCTGTACGCGCCGCCATGGAAGGCCCCGGTGCCGCCCTCATCGACATCCTTCTGCAAAGCGACTCCCTGCCTTGCAAGGCGAACCTCCTCACCCGCATTGAGGACCGCGACGAAATCGAGTCCGAATGCGAACTCGCCGTTTATGTACCGATTGCCAATCCGCTGGAGCGAGGATTCGGAGATGGCGTGAAAGGAGCCGATTACAACACGGCAGGGAAGAACCGCATCGAGCGTCTCGCCACCCAGAAAAACTATGGGCAGCACGGCATCCCGGTCACCACGGACATCGTCCCCAGTGCGGACCACGACGAAATAGAACTTTTCCCCGCGGTCCAGAAGTTGCTCGAAGGCGAGATCATCAAATGAGAGCGCAGTTTTCTGAGTTGCCTTGATCCGACTCAGTGGTTGCCCAAGCAAGAGCAGAGGCGGCGCGGGCATCAAAGGAGTGACATGCTTTAGCTTGTCTCAGTCCGACGTGGGTGGCGCGGTGGACAGGTTAGAACCTGTCACTACTTTGCCGCCAAGACTGGCTTGAAGGTGGCCTTGCGCACTGCCCCTCGAATGCCACCCCTGCGCCCCGCCCCCGGCCGGGTAGGTGCTAGGGTGTTTCCCAAATCAGGCGCAGGCCGCCCTCGCGTGCCGCGAAGCGGTCGAGGTGGTCATCAATCGCGCCCCAGTAGGCGTCGAGCTGTGTCATTGTGAACGCAGTGAGATGGACATCGAGCCGGGACTCCGTCGAGCGGAAGAGGGCCGTCGCATCCTCGGGATAGTCGGGGTCGTCTTCTTCTTTTGGAAAAACGACTTTGGCCCCCTCGTCATCAAGCTGGACGTCGAATTTGCGCGCCCAATGCTTGCAGAGAATGTTGATATAGCGTCGGCCGTTTTGGACTTCGGCCGTGCCGCTGCGTGTGAGAGTGGTCATGGGTAATTTCCTGTGTTTGCTACTAGGGCATCATATGTTTCGGGTGCACCGACGTGGGCATCATCCGCAGCACTGACATGTGGTAGCACATGTTGCCACGGTCCTCGACGGGCTCGGAGTACAGGTCGGCCAGGGCGGCCTCGCGGAAGCTGTGCGGCCCCACGATGCGGTAGGCTGAGGGGTTGAAGCTGCCGAACCAGACCTGGATGAACAGCTTCGGGTTGAGGAACAACATGCGAAGCGGCAGGAGGCAGCCGATCTCCCGCGCGAGAGCGTCAAGGTATAGAACCTGGGAGGGGTGGGATTCGGTGTGCCGGGGGCTCAGCCCGGTCCAGTACTCCTCCCAGCTCTTCTCCTCGGCGATGACCTCGGCGAGGTTGGGAGGCGGCTGCAACTTCCCGCTGAGCACCCGTGCGAAGTAACGGGCCTGCATCTCCGCGCAGATCGGGATACCGCCGGAGAAGGGACGCAGGAAGCCGATGAAGGCGACCCTGCCATCGTGACCGGGATGCAGAAAGTGCCGGTAGAGGTTGCGGACGTTGCCGTCTTCGATGCTCAGATCCCCCAGCGTCAGATCGCGCTCGTAGCCGGTGCAAAGCACCACCGCGTCGTACTCGGCGTGCACACCATCTTTGAAGTGGACGGTGTTGCCCTCGGCACGTGCCAGCCCGGTGTCGTTCACCACCACTTTGCCGTTCACTATGCTCGGGATGAAGCTGACGTTCTTGCAGAAGATGCCGCGAGGGCTCCAGCTGCCTTCCGGGTGGGACTTCTCGTTCCACTTTTTGATCAAGTCCCAGTTTTCCTTCTCCTCCTCGCAGCCCACGTCCATCTTGTAGGGCACCATGGGCTCGCCGAGCAGGTTGACGTCTGCGTAGGTCCGCGGCTTGATCCGCTCACGCAGGGCCTGCACGATGCCACCAAGGGACGAAATCAGCCCCAGGCCGACTGACATGGCACCGAATGCCGTCTTGGCCAGCCGACTGCTGCCCCAGAACGTTTTGTAAGGCACGGGGCGCTTGGTGGCGCGATCGTACATCTCGTGATGGTGCGCCCGCACGGTGCGGCTGTCGGTGCTACGGTGGTCATCCACGATCCGCGCCAGCAGGAAAGTGTAGGAGCGAATGGCCAGGGTGGTCTTGGAGGCGGTCTCGCTGATCTCCCGCACAATGTCGGCCCCGGACTCAGCCAGGCCGACGATCAGCACGCGCTTGCCGCGGAAGCGCTCGGCGTTGCGATACCCCGCGGAATGCACGATCTCGCCGGTGAAGCCGGCCAGCTCGGGGAACTGACGTTGGGGCGTCTTGAAAGGGCCGGAGCACATCGCCACCGCGTCGAAGTTCTCACTGACCTCGACTCCGCGGCAGCAGGATGTGACGACATAACCCTGACTGGTCTTCCTGACATCGGTAACCTCCGTGTCGGAGCGAATGCAGCCCAAAAGGTTGAAGCGGGTGGCGTACTCGGTCAGGTAGTCGAAGTACTCCTGCCGGGAATAGAATTTGCGGCCACCCTTGAAGGGAAAATCTGAGAAGGCCATCAACCGCATGGAGATGGTCAGCTTCAGGTGGTCGAACGCCTTCGTCTTCGTGCCGTCGTCCCCGTCACGGAGCCAGATCCCGCCGACGCCGGAGTTCTTGTCGTAGCAGACGACCTCGTGTCCCTCATCGCGCAACTGTTTGACCGTAGTCAGTCCACACGGACCTGCTCCAACAACACAAACTCTCATCTACGAAATCTCCTTTTTTTATGTTTGGTGGTTCTTGCGGCGCCACCGCAGATCGATCGCTTCGATTGCGGGTGGCAGTTTTTCGAATCGATTATCTGATATTGAGATTCATTAGCTCTGTCAACATGAGAAAATGTGCTGGATTTGTTGTAGGCCGTTTGGCAGGCGAGGAAGCTGGAACGGCAAGGCGACAAGATGTGATCGACTTGGTTATGACCTCGACATGCTGGTGATGTGTGGATAAAACCTATTCCGGCTTTGAGACGCGCTGGATGCGAAGTGCCCATATTTTTACCTATGAAATGGGTGGGAGAATCTTTTTCACGGTGCCGGACTCCGCAGCATTGAAGCCGCGGCAGAACCCTTGGTAGTTTGTCTGCCAATCGAATTCCGCGATGCCGCTTTTGGCACCCCGGTCGTTGTAGATTCCATTTCTCTCCTCAAACCGTTTTGAAGGTCCTCGCCTCGTTGTTTCATCTGCCGGTCGTCTCCTGGAGACCGCTGCTGGCATTGACCTCTCTCAATCTTCTGGGAGGGGCCGGATGGTCACCTGGACCAGATGTTCCCCGCCCCTTGCTGTGAGCGGCTCCAGCTGAACGATGACAATCTGGCCGAGGACAGGCTTAACGCAGTCAATACCCGAACCATTTTCCTGCCAGGCAAATCCATCATGAACTCATTCGGTGATCATCCCGTCAGGCTGGAACGCCTGGTCAAAATCTATGCCCAGGGCCTGCGACAGATCCATGCGCTCCAGCAGGTCGATCTCACGGTAAAGTCCGGTGAGTTCGTCGCCATCATGGGAGCTTCTGGCTCGGGCAAGAGCACGCTCCTGCATGCCATTGCCGGCTTGACGGATGTGAATGAGGGCAAAGTGATCGTGGCGGGCCAGGACCTCGCCGCCTTCTCAGACGCAGCATTGACCCGATTTCGACGGAAACAGGTGGGCATGGTGTTTCAAGCCTTTAACCTGATCCCCAGCCTTACGGCGGAGGAGAACATCCAGCTCCCTGCCATGGAGCTGCCGGATGTGAAACAGCGGGCGGAGGCGATCATGACGCGCATGGGTCTGCTGGACCGCCGGCACCACCGGCCCGATGCCCTCTCCGGAGGGGAGCAGCAACGCGTGGCCATTGGCCGGGCTCTCATGATGGAGCCCGCCATACTGCTGGCAGATGAGCCCACGGGAAGTCTCGACTCCCGCACCGGGCAGGAGCTTTGCCAGGTGCTGAGTGACCTCGTGACACGAGAGGGGCGCACCACGGTGATGGTGACCCATGAGCCCCGTGTGGCGATGTGGGCGGACCGGGTGGTGGTGTTCAAGGACGGCCGGTGCCTCTCGGAGTTTCCTGTAACCCCCGGGGCTGGGGCGGAAGCGGTCGCCCTGGCTTATGAACACGCGCTGCAATCAGCTGTATGAAGACGCTTCTAAGGCTGTCCTGGGCCCATGTGCGGGAACATCCCCTGCGCCTCACCCTCACCTCGCTGGCCACTGCGGCGGCCGCGGCCATGGTGATCTGGGTGGTGAGCGGCTATGATGCGCTGCTCAAGACGTTCGATGAGTACGCGAACCTCGCGCTCGGCCGCTATGAGCTCTCCGTGGCCCCCATCAGCCACTTCAGCCAGGTGGCACCCGGCGTCATCCCGGCTCCCGCGCAGAAGGACGTGCCGGTGGAGTCCGTGGCGCTGTTGCGCGCCGATCCCGCGGTGCGGGTGGTGGATCCCATGTGGGCTGCGCAGACCACCGTGGACCGGGCGGAGCCTTCCGGCGCCGCAGGTCGGCGCGGTGAGCTGCCGGGCACGGTGGTGGGAACGGATGCGGAAGCTCCGCCCTTTGAGCTGGTGGACGGCCGGTGGATACGATTGGCCGACGGAGCGGAGGCCGAGGGCGTACTGAGCCTCGCCGCAGCGGAGGCTGCGGGAGTGCGGGTGGGGGATGAGCTGGTCGTCGGTTCAGGGAAACGACGGCAGCGTCTCCGTGTCGTGGGGCTGGTCCGCAGCCCGGACGTGTCCGGCTGGAGTGCCTCCGTGGCGAAGACGCAGACGATGACCCCCGCAGTGGGAGGGGTGTTTGTCTCCACGAACCTGTTGGAACGGGCCACAGGTGAGGCCCGCCGCATCAGTTTCATAGGGGTGGGTTTGAGAGAGGGAGCCGACCTCACCCGGTTCCGCTTCCAGTGGTCTCCCCGGCTGAGTGCTCTGGCCACGCCTTGCCAGTTCCAGGAGGCCCATGACATCGAGGAGGCGCTGGATGAAAGCGCCTCTGCGGAGAATCTCGAATTCCAAGGGCACATGGCCGCAGTCGTCGCCATGCTGGCCGCGTTCTTCATCATCCTGAGCACGCTGAACATGGGGGTGACGGAACGCATCCGGCAGCTCGCCATCCTGCGAGCGGTGGCGCTCACCCGGATGCAGACGGCCCTGCTGGTGGTGCTGGAGGCGCTGTTGCTCGGGGCGGTGGGTTACGTGGTCGGTTGCACCAGCGGCTGGCTTCTCATGAAGCTGGCGGTGGCCAGGGCTCCTGACCTGCTGGAAGACGGGGCGGTGGTGGGCTCGTTCAGTCTGATGCTCGCTGCGGTGTGTGCCTTTGGCGGGGCGTTGCTGGCCTCTTTCTGGCCGACGTGGCGGGCCATGCGGGTGCGCCCGCTGGATGTGATGGGCAAGCTCGCTGAGCCGCCTTCTGGAGGGCTCCGGCCCGGCTGGCTGGCACTGGGACTGGTCCTGCTCACGGTGTATCCCCTGGTGGCCCGCGTGCTGCCGCATGGGGATGAGGCGCCCTTTGTTGCCTACCTGGTGGTGGGGCAGTGCTGTCTGGCGGCGGGTGTCGTGCTGTGCAGCCCGGCGCTCGTGCATCTGGTGGATCGCGGCCTGAGTCCGCTGCTGGCCCGCGCCCTGGGCATCCCGCCGCGGCTGCTGTTGAGTCAGATTTCATCGAACTTGTCCCGCACCCTCGCCACGTCTGTCGCCCTCAGCGTCGGGCTCGGCCTGCTCATCGGCATTCACGTCTGGGGGCATACCATGCTGGGCGGGTTCCTTCCCGGTCGCTGGGCGCCGGACGCGATGATCGCCTTCCGCCCGGGCGGCATCGATCCCGCCGCGGCCGCCCAGATGAGTTCGTGGAAAGGCATCACGGAAGCCCTGCCGGTGGTCGTGGAACAACCCCGGCTCAAGGAGGATCTCACCCACAGTGCGGTGCGCGCCACCGTGGTGCGGCAGGACAGCGTTGTCATCGTGGGGGTGGATGCCCAGCGTGCCTTTGGCGGGAGCTCGCCGCTGTTCAAGTTTCAGTGGGTTCAAGGTCATGCGGAGCAGGCCGTGGCGCTGCTCCGGCAGGGGCGCGGTTGCATCGTGCCCGATCACTTTCTGAGGGAGTCCGGATTGAAGCTGGGGGATTCCTTTGAGCTGGTGCCGCCGGAACGTCCCGGGCAGCCGGTCGCCTACGTCATCGCGGCCACCGTGAAGATGCCCGGCTGGCATTGGCAGACGAAACCCACCGGCATGCGCACCCGCACCCACCGGGCGGCTGCCCTGGTCTTCGCGGACTACGCCACGGTGGCGCAGGACTTCCAGTTTCAGGCCGTCCCGTACGTGTGGCTCAACTGGGACCTTGACCAGACCCGCAGAGAGGCGGTGGAGGAGGCCGCCAGAAGGTTGTTGGAAATCTCCTCCGGAAAACCCGCTGTGGTGGGCGATCCGACCGCTGGGAGTGAGCAGCCCTACATCAAGTTGCACAGCATCGAGGACATTCGTGACATCGTGAATGCCCACTCCCGGCAGTGGCTCTGGGTCCTGAGCCGGCTGCCAGTGGTGGTGCTTCTCATCACCTCGGTGGGAGTGTTCAACACTCTGCTCGCCTCGGTGCATGCGCGGCGCTGGGACTTTGGCATTCTACGCTCCGTCGGCTACACCCGCAGCCTGTTGGTGCGTCTGGTGGTGGCGGAGGGTGTTTTGATCGGTGTCGTCGCAGGCGGCCTAAGCCTGGTATTTGGCACCCTTTCTGGATGGTGCGGCGCTGGCATGTCACGCTATATCAGCTTCTTTGGAGGGATGAACACCGATCTTGTCGTGCCCTGGCCGGAGGTGCTCAGCAGCTTGGCCGCTGTCCTCCTGCTGTCCAGCCTTGCCGCCCTGTGGCCCGCAATCTCCATCGGGCGCACCAAGCCGCTGCATCTCCTCCAACAGGGCCGGGGAGGCTTCTAATCCCCTTCGAAGATGAGCTTCAGATTGAGCTACGGCCGGTGTTGAAGGTGGATCGACGGAAGGTGAGTGCTGGCACCTGGTGTTTTGCTTGAGGCACGCTGACAGGACTGGCGGTCGGCGCTTGCAAGTGCCTTTCCAATCCCTGGCTCCACTTGCTGGTCGCAAGTCCCATGCCGAGAAGCACGAACAAGGCGCCTGCCGTGCGGTTCAGCCAGGTGCCGCAGCTTGGGCGCTCGCGCAAATGCCGTCCCAAGGAGCAGGCAAAAAGGGCGAGGAAAAAACCCCAGGTCGTGCCGGTGGTCTCAAAGGTAAGGCCGGACGGCCTTGATTTCTCTTCGATCTCTTCGTGCCATGCTGGCGATACCCATTCGAATGCTCCCTCGTCCAAGGGTATGCTCAAGTCTCGCGGAGATCAAGCTGGCGGTTCATCCCGCCGCTCGCATGGACGACCAGAGACCGAGCTGTTCCATGACTTGGTACCCCGAGTCTTCCTCCTCACGCAGTGGCACGGGCACGGAAGGGATGGGGACAGGTGTCGGAGCGGGGGCAGGGGGTGGGGTTGGCGCTGGTTCCAGTGCCTCCTCTACTGGAGCGACTTCTGGGAACGGGGCTGCGACCGGTGGGGCCAGGACGGCATGGGTCCGTCGGGCGACCTCCAGCCAGGGGAGGGGCTCGTGGCGGTTCGCGCAATGCACCTGGGCTGAGGTGACTCCGGCGGAGTGCAATGCTGCGGTGATCTTCTGGCGGGCCACGTTGGGGCAGTTGCAGTCTTCGCTGAGGTGACCCAGGATCACGTGCTGGAGATGCTCGTGCGCGAGATGCTGCACGAGCTCGGCGGCCTGTTCATTGGAAAGGTGGCCGTGCCGGCCGCTGATGCGCTGTTTCGTAGCCCAAGGGCGTTTGGTATCAGCTTCCAGCAGAGGGCCATCGTAGTTGGCCTCCATGAAGAGGGTGTGCACCCCCTTCAACCGGTCACGGATGAGGTTGGTGATGAAGCCCACATCGCTGAGCACTCCCAGGCGGGAATCTTCATCCTGAATGAGGAAGCCGACAGGATCGACCGCATCGTGCGGGACCGGGAAACACTCGATGCGGAGATCTTGAAACTGGAAGGCCGCGCCGGTTTGCATGATCCGCCACCGGGGCCTGGCTTTCTCAAAGCTGCTCATCAGGGTTTCCTGGGTGAGCGGGGTGCAGAAGAGGGGTACCTCATGTTTCCGACAAAGGACCTCCAGCCCGGCAGTGTGGTCGCCATGCTCGTGAGTGAGCAGAATGCCATCGAGCTGGCCGACGCTCAAGCCCACCTGTTCCAGCCGCTGAGTGATGCGGCGCGCGCTCAGCCCGGCATCCACGAGCAGGCAGGTGCGCTCTGTGCGGAGCACTGCACAATTGCCTGAACTGCCGCTGCCGAGCACCGTGAGGGAAAGCATGGCCGAGCTTAGCGGGAGATGGCCGTGGTGAAAAGCAGAAATGCCTGCGAGGGAACGCCTTCTGGCGACGGAGCATCTACACAATGCCTTCAGCGTTGAGGGCCTCTCT contains these protein-coding regions:
- a CDS encoding saccharopine dehydrogenase family protein; the encoded protein is MKKNVLIIGAGAVGAVVAHKCAQNNQVFGSICLSSRNFENCQTVIRSIEARNYRREESFQIFARTVDASDSAQVAGLIRETESHIVINVCTAFVNMSVMDACLETGAAYIDTAVHEDSAVMNAPYPWYANFEWKKREQFAQKGVTAILGVGFDPGVVNAYCAYAARYEFDSITSIDIMDVNDGSHGRFFSTNFDPEINLREIIEDAGCLEDGEWRTFPHHSRTTDYDFPEVGEKKLYLMGHDEVHSLSKHIQGVETVRFWMGFDDHYLRCLEVFEKTGLLNHEKVTTSCGQSVVPLRVLKACLPNPASLAPDYTGKTCIGTLIKGHSKGEHKEIFIYNICSHEETFADVGSQAIAFTAGVPPVAAAMLLAQGDWDVKGMANVEELPPLPFLKLLSHLGLSMAIRKGTEADAPEPGELICA
- a CDS encoding MATE family efflux transporter is translated as MTPEKNPALNGAVLPTFFYYAVPSMVGLIALTTTSLVDGIFVGNYVGADALAAVTLLVPLLTVLYALALMFAIGGSVGAGTHMGAKDPGTASSVFSQTLIATVATTTLFTLASIVFEPWLFRLLNIPTELVPMVGEYFGILRWTLIIQLTTMVLYYFVRADGHPILATISLLVGSLGNIGLDVFFVCQWGWGLAGAAWSTAIAQVAQAAVLCIYFFSRRRTLHFIWRQTRWSHLFKACYNGVSEFINEISAGIIIWLLNFLLIGRLGVDGVAAFSVVSYYIYLSLMLTYGVADALHLLVSQNFGAGNHQRIRQFLSTALIGSSGIGLSLAVSLLLFGDQLTGWFLSGEDAAIVEEASRLAFAIWPLFLVNGVNVILSCYLTAIHRPTPSAIVAILRGLILPACFLLGLAHLFDQAALRDSSSQWSFLWALPLAEWITFAVAIAFCYRHRPDRFEPAFPIQPVED
- a CDS encoding IucA/IucC family protein — encoded protein: MQLTAADASLQAFCNCYLREVNEGFWHEPGHFFAHFGLAAGTGVRDVVELSLPQVRTTLALFIRYRSLVGRHTIAEVHERSAGASAWQKLDALTAQLRLIDEIYAKHPGSPQRLELLSRVVESHQVMERYLAHRRARRDLGNPERETSFIESEQAVVTGHWLHPTPKSRQGMHAWQHPVYTPELHGRFRLQFFAARHELVIQDSLLDMSAETLSFEIACHGLDETARQRLADLAASGYALLPVHPLQAHWLHHQPHVRELLAAKSLIALGELGPCFTPTSSVRTVYSEDLDWMLKLSIPVKLTNSLRLNLKSELGDSVWITQLLRECRVEDEFPGFFVLEDPAYLGLDLPGIEETGFEAIFRANPFRDSTRHPAVHSIAALTEDPLTDADHSRLFDLVWRLAERRSISLSEAAQRWFDAYWIVAIAPVLGVYDQHGIALEAHQQNVVIGFAGDGIPEASYYRDIQGIALAESHRGTLVALVPELADLPKVFEPDDIVRNGLGYYLVFNHLFAIVHRFGADGLIDEQVLLSHIEAKLDAVRAAMEGPGAALIDILLQSDSLPCKANLLTRIEDRDEIESECELAVYVPIANPLERGFGDGVKGADYNTAGKNRIERLATQKNYGQHGIPVTTDIVPSADHDEIELFPAVQKLLEGEIIK
- a CDS encoding DUF2218 domain-containing protein; this translates as MTTLTRSGTAEVQNGRRYINILCKHWARKFDVQLDDEGAKVVFPKEEDDPDYPEDATALFRSTESRLDVHLTAFTMTQLDAYWGAIDDHLDRFAAREGGLRLIWETP
- a CDS encoding flavin-containing monooxygenase gives rise to the protein MRVCVVGAGPCGLTTVKQLRDEGHEVVCYDKNSGVGGIWLRDGDDGTKTKAFDHLKLTISMRLMAFSDFPFKGGRKFYSRQEYFDYLTEYATRFNLLGCIRSDTEVTDVRKTSQGYVVTSCCRGVEVSENFDAVAMCSGPFKTPQRQFPELAGFTGEIVHSAGYRNAERFRGKRVLIVGLAESGADIVREISETASKTTLAIRSYTFLLARIVDDHRSTDSRTVRAHHHEMYDRATKRPVPYKTFWGSSRLAKTAFGAMSVGLGLISSLGGIVQALRERIKPRTYADVNLLGEPMVPYKMDVGCEEEKENWDLIKKWNEKSHPEGSWSPRGIFCKNVSFIPSIVNGKVVVNDTGLARAEGNTVHFKDGVHAEYDAVVLCTGYERDLTLGDLSIEDGNVRNLYRHFLHPGHDGRVAFIGFLRPFSGGIPICAEMQARYFARVLSGKLQPPPNLAEVIAEEKSWEEYWTGLSPRHTESHPSQVLYLDALAREIGCLLPLRMLFLNPKLFIQVWFGSFNPSAYRIVGPHSFREAALADLYSEPVEDRGNMCYHMSVLRMMPTSVHPKHMMP
- a CDS encoding ABC transporter ATP-binding protein → MNSFGDHPVRLERLVKIYAQGLRQIHALQQVDLTVKSGEFVAIMGASGSGKSTLLHAIAGLTDVNEGKVIVAGQDLAAFSDAALTRFRRKQVGMVFQAFNLIPSLTAEENIQLPAMELPDVKQRAEAIMTRMGLLDRRHHRPDALSGGEQQRVAIGRALMMEPAILLADEPTGSLDSRTGQELCQVLSDLVTREGRTTVMVTHEPRVAMWADRVVVFKDGRCLSEFPVTPGAGAEAVALAYEHALQSAV